From a region of the Nitrospira sp. genome:
- a CDS encoding DUF3943 domain-containing protein yields the protein MRTLSLNLGGCLVFLEPRVLSTRRSMNRLLSVVVALTLLAPTIGSADVSISQPKEKQTDELIGPTLPDQETQGHHTTLNSQSAVLNWETGSGRSYLIPAGEILAYIFLLNQYDRHFTEPRDVYRTDGHTIWQQLTHSKWVLDNDQFSVNQFLHPYGGSVYYGLARSAGLSFWESWLYSSAGSFVWEMAGETTSPSINDMIATPIGGTLLGEPLFRMANLLLETDDGRPGFWRELGAAVLSPPTGFNRLMFGERFDTVFPSRQPATFLRLRLGGVVSTSSHNVPSGVREHGVIGDFTFTYGSPGKPSYQYTRPFDYFDFHVTAVTTNTLESINTRGLLFGTTYGLGEATRGAWGLFGSYDYISPQVFRVSSVALSLGTIWQSWLSRSIALQGVALAGPGYGAAGSIQRTEERDYHYGTTGQGLLALRLIFGDRAMLDFTGREYYVSGLLSAEPRGQENILRGESSLTFRIFGPHGLALRYAVSHRDARYPNVEFRDQTVETISLMYVFLGKTGFGAVEWR from the coding sequence ATGAGGACACTCTCTCTTAATCTAGGGGGTTGCCTAGTATTTTTAGAACCTAGGGTGTTATCCACTCGTAGAAGCATGAATCGCTTATTGTCCGTCGTCGTGGCATTGACACTCCTGGCGCCCACTATTGGTTCGGCTGATGTCTCTATCTCGCAACCCAAGGAGAAACAAACAGATGAACTGATTGGTCCGACCCTTCCCGATCAAGAGACGCAGGGCCATCACACAACTCTTAACAGTCAGAGCGCGGTCCTCAATTGGGAAACCGGCAGCGGTCGCAGTTACCTCATTCCCGCAGGTGAGATCCTCGCCTATATCTTCCTACTCAATCAATACGACCGACATTTTACCGAGCCCAGGGACGTCTATCGCACCGACGGACATACGATCTGGCAACAGCTCACTCATTCAAAATGGGTTCTGGACAACGATCAATTTTCCGTCAATCAATTTCTGCATCCCTACGGCGGCAGTGTGTACTACGGGCTCGCCAGATCAGCCGGCCTCAGCTTCTGGGAATCATGGCTGTATAGTTCCGCCGGAAGTTTCGTTTGGGAAATGGCAGGGGAAACAACGTCGCCATCGATCAATGACATGATCGCCACTCCGATCGGTGGAACATTGCTGGGAGAACCGCTTTTTCGCATGGCGAATCTGTTACTCGAAACCGACGACGGAAGGCCCGGCTTCTGGCGGGAACTGGGCGCAGCGGTGCTCTCACCTCCGACAGGGTTCAACCGTCTGATGTTTGGTGAGCGTTTCGACACAGTCTTCCCGAGCCGCCAACCTGCCACGTTCTTACGTCTGCGACTCGGGGGCGTCGTCTCTACGAGCAGTCATAACGTTCCATCGGGCGTTCGAGAGCACGGTGTTATTGGAGATTTCACGTTTACGTACGGTTCGCCCGGTAAGCCGAGCTATCAGTACACACGTCCGTTCGACTATTTTGACTTTCACGTCACGGCCGTCACGACCAATACGCTGGAAAGCATCAATACGCGCGGCCTACTGTTCGGAACGACGTACGGGCTTGGCGAAGCGACCCGTGGGGCATGGGGTCTGTTCGGCAGCTATGACTATATTTCCCCTCAAGTGTTCCGGGTATCCAGCGTCGCCCTTTCGCTTGGCACGATCTGGCAATCCTGGTTGTCACGTTCGATTGCTCTTCAAGGTGTGGCACTTGCCGGTCCCGGCTATGGTGCAGCCGGTAGCATTCAGCGTACCGAAGAACGTGACTACCACTATGGAACGACAGGGCAGGGGCTTCTCGCCCTGCGGCTGATCTTCGGAGATCGTGCGATGCTCGACTTCACAGGGCGTGAATACTATGTCAGCGGTCTTCTGTCTGCAGAGCCGCGTGGGCAAGAAAACATCCTCCGTGGTGAATCGTCCTTGACGTTCCGGATTTTCGGCCCACACGGCCTGGCGCTCCGCTATGCCGTGTCGCACCGCGATGCCCGGTATCCTAATGTTGAATTTCGTGATCAGACGGTCGAAACAATCAGCCTCATGTATGTGTTTCTCGGCAAGACCGGGTTTGGCGCTGTCGAGTGGCGGTGA